The following are encoded in a window of Paraburkholderia sp. HP33-1 genomic DNA:
- a CDS encoding AMP-binding protein, which translates to MATHSSDEGALIEPADGLSYVRGSTENPLSEATVGEFLRDTAARFPDRPAVVFREQRIRWTWSEFAQEVDVLASGLLALGIAKGDRVGIWSPNRVEWLLTQFATARIGAILVNINPAYRLAELEYALNKVGCKAVISAERFKTSMYLEMLRELAPELATQAPGELHAARLPELRYVIRMCDTEAPGMLSFSDVIERGRVSLDATRLDAIGATLSCREPINIQFTSGTTGNPKGATLTHRNVVNNARYIAMAMRLTEQDGLCIPVPLYHCFGMVLAVLACVSVGANMVFPGEGFDPAATLAATAEENCTALHGVPTMFIAELDHPTFASYDFSRLRTGIMAGSPCPIETMKKVVSKMHLSEITIAYGMTETSPVSFQSSTIDPLDKRTTTVGRVQPHLEVKIVDPLGNVVPVGETGELCTRGYSVMLGYWDDDAKTRESIVDGWMHTGDLATLDAQGYCNIVGRLKDMLIRGGENIYPREIEEFLFRHPKIQSVQVFGVPDTKYGEEVCAWIVLRAGEQATAEEIQQFCQGQIAHYKVPRYIRFVDELPMTVTGKVQKFVMRERMIGELKLREDKTA; encoded by the coding sequence ATGGCAACGCATAGCTCGGACGAAGGTGCGCTCATCGAACCAGCGGATGGACTGTCGTACGTGCGCGGGTCGACTGAAAATCCGTTGAGCGAAGCAACCGTCGGTGAGTTCCTGCGTGACACCGCCGCGCGTTTTCCAGACCGGCCGGCCGTGGTGTTTCGCGAGCAGCGCATCCGCTGGACGTGGAGTGAATTCGCGCAAGAAGTGGATGTGCTCGCGTCCGGACTGCTTGCGCTCGGTATCGCGAAGGGCGACCGCGTCGGCATCTGGTCGCCCAACCGCGTCGAGTGGCTGCTGACACAGTTCGCGACCGCGCGTATCGGCGCGATCCTCGTCAACATCAATCCGGCCTACCGGCTTGCGGAGCTCGAATACGCGCTGAACAAGGTCGGTTGCAAGGCGGTCATCAGTGCCGAGCGCTTCAAGACGTCGATGTACCTCGAGATGTTGCGGGAACTCGCGCCTGAACTGGCGACCCAGGCGCCGGGTGAGCTGCATGCCGCGCGGCTGCCGGAGCTACGGTATGTGATCCGCATGTGCGACACTGAAGCGCCGGGGATGCTGAGCTTTTCCGACGTGATCGAGCGCGGCCGTGTGTCGCTCGACGCCACGCGGCTCGATGCAATCGGCGCGACGCTGTCGTGCCGCGAACCGATCAACATCCAGTTCACGAGCGGCACGACGGGCAATCCGAAGGGCGCGACTCTCACGCACCGCAACGTCGTGAACAACGCACGCTATATCGCGATGGCGATGCGGCTCACCGAGCAGGACGGCCTTTGCATTCCGGTGCCGCTGTATCACTGCTTCGGGATGGTGCTGGCGGTGCTCGCCTGCGTGTCAGTCGGGGCGAACATGGTGTTTCCCGGCGAGGGCTTCGATCCGGCCGCGACGCTGGCGGCGACCGCGGAGGAAAACTGTACCGCGCTGCACGGCGTGCCGACGATGTTCATCGCCGAACTCGACCATCCGACCTTCGCCTCATACGACTTCTCGCGGTTGCGCACTGGCATCATGGCCGGTTCGCCGTGTCCGATCGAGACGATGAAGAAGGTCGTCTCGAAGATGCATCTGAGCGAGATAACGATCGCCTACGGCATGACGGAGACGAGCCCGGTGTCGTTCCAGAGCTCGACGATCGATCCGCTCGACAAGCGTACGACGACCGTCGGGCGCGTCCAGCCGCATCTGGAAGTGAAAATCGTCGATCCGCTCGGCAACGTCGTGCCGGTCGGCGAAACTGGCGAGCTATGCACGCGCGGCTACTCGGTGATGCTCGGCTATTGGGACGACGACGCGAAGACGCGCGAGAGCATCGTCGATGGCTGGATGCACACAGGGGATCTGGCGACGCTCGACGCGCAAGGATACTGCAACATTGTCGGTCGCCTGAAGGACATGCTGATTCGCGGCGGCGAAAACATCTATCCGCGCGAGATCGAGGAGTTCCTGTTCCGTCACCCGAAGATCCAGAGCGTGCAGGTATTTGGCGTACCAGATACGAAGTACGGCGAGGAAGTATGCGCGTGGATCGTGCTGCGCGCGGGCGAACAGGCGACCGCCGAAGAAATCCAGCAGTTCTGCCAGGGACAGATCGCGCACTACAAGGTGCCGCGATACATCCGTTTCGTCGACGAACTGCCAATGACCGTGACCGGCAAGGTGCAGAAATTCGTGATGCGCGAACGGATGATCGGCGAATTGAAGCTCAGGGAAGACAAGACTGCATGA
- the atpD gene encoding F0F1 ATP synthase subunit beta, giving the protein MSTTALVEGKIVQCIGAVIDVEFPRETMPKIYDALILEGSELTLEVQQQLGDGVVRTICLGASDGLRRGTVVKNTGNPISVPVGKPTLGRIMDVLGRPIDEAGPISSETTRAIHQKAPAFDELSPSTELLETGIKVIDLICPFAKGGKVGLFGGAGVGKTVNMMELINNIAKEHGGYSVFAGVGERTREGNDFYHEMKDSNVLDKVALVYGQMNEPPGNRLRVALTGLTMAEHFRDEGLDVLFFVDNIYRFTLAGTEVSALLGRMPSAVGYQPTLAEEMGKLQERITSTKTGSITSVQAVYVPADDLTDPSPATTFGHLDATVVLSRDIASLGIYPAVDPLDSTSRQIDPHVIGEEHYSITRGVQQTLQRYKELRDIIAILGMDELAPEDKLAVARARKIQRFLSQPFHVAEVFTGSPGKYVPLKETIRGFKMIVEGECDHLPEQAFYMVGTIDEAFEKAKKIQ; this is encoded by the coding sequence ATGAGTACTACTGCTTTGGTAGAAGGCAAGATCGTACAGTGCATCGGCGCGGTGATCGACGTGGAATTTCCGCGTGAAACCATGCCGAAGATTTACGACGCGCTCATTCTCGAAGGTTCGGAGCTGACGCTCGAAGTCCAGCAGCAGCTGGGCGACGGCGTGGTCCGTACCATCTGTCTGGGTGCTTCGGACGGTCTGCGCCGCGGCACGGTCGTGAAGAACACGGGCAATCCGATCAGCGTGCCGGTCGGCAAGCCGACCCTCGGCCGTATCATGGACGTGCTGGGCCGCCCGATCGACGAAGCCGGCCCGATCTCCAGCGAAACCACGCGTGCGATCCACCAGAAGGCTCCGGCGTTCGACGAACTGTCGCCGTCGACGGAACTGCTCGAAACCGGCATCAAGGTTATCGACCTGATCTGCCCGTTCGCGAAGGGCGGTAAGGTGGGTCTGTTCGGTGGCGCCGGCGTGGGCAAGACCGTGAACATGATGGAACTGATCAACAACATCGCGAAGGAACACGGCGGTTACTCCGTGTTCGCCGGTGTGGGCGAGCGTACCCGCGAAGGGAACGACTTCTATCATGAAATGAAGGACTCGAACGTTCTCGACAAGGTCGCGCTGGTGTACGGCCAGATGAACGAGCCGCCGGGCAACCGTCTGCGTGTCGCGCTGACCGGCCTGACGATGGCCGAGCACTTCCGTGACGAAGGCCTCGACGTGCTGTTCTTCGTCGACAACATCTACCGTTTCACGCTGGCCGGTACCGAAGTGTCGGCGCTGCTCGGCCGTATGCCGTCGGCAGTGGGCTATCAGCCGACGCTGGCTGAAGAAATGGGTAAGCTGCAAGAGCGTATTACGTCGACCAAGACTGGCTCGATCACGTCGGTGCAGGCCGTGTACGTCCCTGCGGACGACTTGACCGACCCGTCGCCGGCTACGACCTTCGGCCACCTCGACGCAACCGTCGTGTTGTCGCGTGACATCGCTTCGCTCGGGATCTACCCGGCAGTGGACCCGCTTGATTCGACCTCGCGTCAGATCGATCCGCACGTGATTGGCGAAGAGCACTACTCGATCACGCGCGGCGTGCAGCAGACGCTGCAGCGCTACAAGGAACTGCGCGACATCATCGCGATTCTGGGCATGGACGAGCTCGCGCCGGAAGACAAGCTCGCCGTCGCGCGCGCTCGTAAGATCCAGCGTTTCCTGTCGCAGCCGTTCCACGTCGCTGAAGTGTTCACGGGTTCGCCGGGCAAGTACGTGCCGCTGAAGGAAACGATCCGTGGCTTCAAGATGATCGTCGAAGGCGAATGCGACCACCTGCCGGAACAGGCGTTCTACATGGTCGGCACGATCGACGAAGCCTTTGAAAAGGCCAAGAAGATCCAGTAA
- a CDS encoding F0F1 ATP synthase subunit epsilon, whose product MATIKVDVVSAEEEIFSGQAKFVALPGEAGELGILPGHTPLITRIRPGAVRIEVENGEEEFVFVAGGILEVQPGAVTVLADTAIRGKDLDEAKAEDARKRAQEALQNTGSNLEYATAQAELAYATAQLAAIQRLRKLRGQH is encoded by the coding sequence ATGGCAACCATTAAAGTAGACGTCGTCAGCGCGGAAGAGGAAATCTTCTCGGGCCAGGCAAAGTTCGTCGCGCTGCCGGGCGAAGCGGGTGAACTCGGCATTCTGCCGGGTCACACGCCGCTCATCACGCGGATCCGTCCGGGTGCGGTGCGCATCGAAGTCGAAAACGGCGAAGAAGAGTTTGTATTCGTCGCCGGCGGCATCCTCGAAGTCCAGCCGGGCGCAGTGACGGTTCTCGCCGACACGGCGATTCGCGGCAAGGATCTCGACGAAGCCAAGGCCGAAGATGCACGCAAGCGTGCGCAGGAGGCGTTGCAGAACACGGGCTCGAACCTCGAGTACGCGACCGCTCAAGCGGAACTTGCATACGCGACGGCACAGCTCGCGGCAATCCAGCGTCTGCGCAAGCTGCGCGGCCAGCACTGA
- a CDS encoding transporter substrate-binding domain-containing protein, with amino-acid sequence MKKAALAMLGALAGVLMHVGVASAQNAPAAPSRLDDIISRGTLRACTTGDYKPYSFYRGDGQFEGIDIDMAESLAKSLGGKVEFVKTSWANLMNDFVTKCDIGIGGVSPTLERQKHAFFTQAYMIDGKTPIVRCDDMNKYQTVAQIDQPSTRVIVNPGGTNEKFANQYFTHASVTVYPDNVTIFKQILAGKADVMVTDASETLLQQKLNPGLCSVHPDKPFQYGEKAWLLPRGDVAFQQYVDQWLHLARATGEYQAISDKWLK; translated from the coding sequence ATGAAGAAGGCAGCACTCGCAATGCTCGGTGCGCTCGCCGGCGTCCTGATGCACGTCGGCGTGGCCAGCGCGCAAAACGCGCCGGCCGCGCCGTCCAGGCTCGACGACATCATCAGCCGCGGCACGCTGCGCGCCTGCACGACCGGCGACTACAAGCCGTACTCGTTCTACAGGGGCGATGGCCAGTTCGAAGGTATCGATATCGACATGGCGGAGTCGCTCGCGAAGTCGCTCGGCGGGAAGGTCGAGTTCGTCAAGACTTCATGGGCGAACCTGATGAACGACTTCGTCACGAAGTGCGACATCGGCATTGGCGGCGTGTCGCCGACGCTCGAGCGCCAGAAGCACGCATTCTTCACGCAGGCTTACATGATCGACGGCAAGACGCCGATCGTCCGCTGCGACGACATGAACAAATATCAGACGGTCGCGCAGATCGATCAGCCTTCCACGCGAGTGATCGTCAATCCGGGCGGCACTAACGAGAAGTTCGCGAACCAGTACTTCACGCATGCAAGCGTGACCGTGTATCCGGACAACGTGACGATCTTCAAGCAGATCCTCGCCGGCAAGGCGGACGTGATGGTTACGGACGCGTCGGAAACGCTGCTGCAGCAGAAGCTCAATCCGGGCTTGTGCTCGGTACATCCGGACAAGCCGTTCCAGTACGGCGAGAAGGCATGGTTGCTGCCGCGCGGCGACGTCGCGTTCCAGCAATACGTCGATCAGTGGCTGCATCTCGCGCGAGCCACCGGCGAGTATCAGGCCATTTCCGATAAGTGGTTGAAGTAG
- the atpA gene encoding F0F1 ATP synthase subunit alpha — translation MQLNPSEISELIKSRIQGLEASADVRNQGTVISVTDGIVRIHGLSEVMQGEMLEFPGNTFGLALNLERDSVGAVILGEYEHISEGDIVKTTGRILEVPVGPELLGRVVDTLGNPIDGKGPVNAKQTDAIEKIAPGVIWRKSVSEPVQTGLKSIDAMVPIGRGQRELIIGDRQCGKTAVAVDAIINQKGKNLVCIYVAIGQKASSIMNVVRKLEETGALEYTIVVSASASDSAAMQYLAPYAGCTMGEYFRDRGQDALIVYDDLTKQAWAYRQISLLLRRPPGREAYPGDVFYLHSRLLERAARVSEEYVEKFTNGEVKGKSGSLTALPVIETQAGDVTAFVPTNVISITDGQIFLETDLFNAGIRPAINAGVSVSRVGGAAQTKVVKKLSGGIRTDLAQYRELAAFAQFASDLDEATRKQLERGRRVTELLKQPQYQPLQVWELAVSLFAANNGYLDDLEVAQVLPFEKGLRDYLKASHADLVKRIEDTKELSKDDEGLLHTAVKDFKKSGAY, via the coding sequence ATGCAACTCAATCCCTCTGAGATCAGCGAGCTGATCAAGAGCCGGATCCAGGGCCTTGAAGCGAGCGCAGACGTTCGCAACCAGGGCACCGTGATCTCCGTGACCGACGGTATCGTGCGTATCCACGGCCTGTCGGAAGTGATGCAGGGCGAAATGCTCGAATTTCCGGGCAACACCTTCGGTCTCGCACTGAACCTCGAGCGCGACTCGGTCGGCGCCGTGATTCTGGGTGAGTACGAACACATTTCGGAAGGCGACATCGTCAAGACGACGGGCCGCATTCTGGAAGTGCCGGTGGGTCCGGAACTGCTCGGCCGCGTGGTCGACACACTCGGCAACCCGATCGACGGCAAGGGCCCGGTCAACGCGAAGCAAACCGATGCAATCGAAAAGATTGCTCCGGGCGTGATCTGGCGTAAGTCGGTTTCGGAACCGGTCCAGACCGGTCTGAAGTCGATCGACGCGATGGTGCCGATCGGCCGTGGCCAGCGTGAGCTGATCATCGGCGACCGCCAGTGCGGCAAGACCGCAGTCGCAGTCGACGCGATCATCAACCAGAAGGGCAAGAACCTCGTCTGTATCTATGTCGCGATCGGCCAGAAGGCTTCGTCGATCATGAACGTGGTGCGCAAGCTGGAAGAAACCGGCGCGCTGGAATACACGATCGTCGTGTCCGCTTCGGCTTCGGATTCGGCTGCGATGCAGTACCTCGCACCGTACGCCGGCTGCACGATGGGTGAATACTTCCGCGACCGCGGCCAGGACGCGCTGATCGTTTATGACGACTTGACCAAGCAGGCTTGGGCATACCGTCAGATCTCGCTGCTGCTGCGTCGCCCGCCGGGCCGTGAAGCTTATCCGGGTGATGTGTTCTATCTGCATTCGCGTCTGCTCGAGCGTGCTGCTCGCGTCTCGGAAGAGTACGTCGAGAAGTTCACCAACGGCGAAGTGAAGGGCAAGAGCGGCTCGCTGACGGCACTGCCGGTCATCGAAACGCAGGCAGGCGACGTGACCGCATTCGTTCCGACGAACGTGATCTCGATTACCGACGGCCAGATCTTCCTGGAAACCGACCTCTTCAACGCAGGTATCCGCCCGGCAATTAACGCTGGCGTGTCGGTGTCGCGTGTGGGTGGCGCGGCTCAGACGAAGGTCGTGAAGAAGCTGTCGGGCGGTATCCGTACCGACCTCGCGCAGTACCGTGAACTCGCTGCGTTCGCGCAGTTCGCATCGGACCTCGACGAAGCGACCCGCAAGCAGCTCGAGCGCGGCCGCCGCGTGACGGAACTGCTCAAGCAGCCGCAGTATCAACCGCTGCAGGTGTGGGAACTGGCTGTGTCGCTGTTCGCGGCGAACAACGGATATCTCGACGACCTCGAAGTTGCTCAAGTCCTGCCGTTTGAGAAGGGCCTGCGCGACTACCTGAAGGCGAGCCATGCTGACTTGGTCAAGCGCATCGAAGATACCAAGGAACTCTCGAAGGACGACGAAGGCCTGCTGCACACGGCCGTCAAAGACTTCAAGAAGTCCGGCGCTTATTGA
- a CDS encoding F0F1 ATP synthase subunit delta yields the protein MAELATIARPYAEALFGVAEAGDIAAWSTLVQELAQVARLPEVLSIASSPKVSRAQVSDLLLAAVQSPLKDNAQAKNLVQMLMDNHRLQLLPEIASQFEELKNAREGAADVLIVSAFPLEGAQLNELVASLERKFKRKLKPTVEVDPSLIGGVRVTVGDEVLDTSVRARLASMQTALTA from the coding sequence ATGGCCGAACTTGCAACCATCGCCCGTCCGTACGCGGAAGCGCTGTTTGGCGTGGCCGAAGCTGGTGACATCGCCGCCTGGTCCACGCTCGTGCAGGAGCTGGCACAGGTTGCGCGTCTGCCCGAAGTGCTGTCGATCGCCTCGAGCCCGAAAGTGAGCCGCGCCCAGGTCAGCGATCTGCTGCTGGCAGCGGTCCAGTCGCCGCTCAAGGACAACGCGCAAGCGAAGAATCTGGTGCAGATGCTGATGGACAACCATCGCCTGCAATTGCTGCCAGAAATCGCCTCGCAGTTCGAAGAGTTGAAGAACGCCCGCGAAGGGGCGGCAGATGTGCTGATCGTCAGCGCATTTCCGCTCGAAGGTGCGCAGTTGAACGAACTCGTCGCAAGCCTCGAACGCAAGTTCAAGCGCAAGCTGAAGCCGACGGTCGAAGTCGATCCGTCGCTGATCGGCGGCGTACGCGTGACGGTCGGCGACGAAGTGCTCGATACCTCGGTCCGCGCGCGGCTCGCCAGCATGCAAACGGCCCTGACGGCCTGA
- the atpG gene encoding F0F1 ATP synthase subunit gamma — MAGMKEIRGKIKSVQNTRKITKAMEMVAASKMRRAQERMRAARPYADKVRDIAAHMSRANPEYRHPFMVSNEGAKAAGFILVTTDKGLCGGMNTNVLRASLQKFKELEGQGKTIEATAIGSKGLGFLNRLQAKVVSNVVQLGDTPHLEKLIGAVKVQLDLYSEGKVSAVYLAYTRFINTMKQEPVIEQLLPLSADQFERKEEDGTTPSTQWDYIYEPDAQAVVDELLVRYVEALVYQAVAENMGSEQSARMVAMKAASDNAKTVINDLQLKYNKSRQAAITKELSEIVGGAAAV; from the coding sequence ATGGCTGGAATGAAGGAAATTCGCGGCAAGATCAAGAGCGTGCAAAACACGCGCAAGATCACGAAAGCGATGGAGATGGTGGCCGCATCAAAGATGCGCCGCGCTCAGGAGCGCATGCGCGCTGCTCGCCCGTATGCCGACAAGGTCCGCGATATCGCTGCGCACATGAGCCGTGCGAACCCCGAGTATCGTCACCCGTTCATGGTGTCGAACGAAGGCGCGAAGGCGGCCGGTTTCATCCTCGTCACGACCGACAAAGGTCTGTGCGGCGGGATGAACACCAACGTGCTGCGCGCGTCGCTGCAGAAGTTCAAGGAACTGGAAGGCCAGGGCAAGACGATCGAGGCAACCGCGATCGGCAGCAAGGGTCTGGGTTTCCTGAACCGTCTGCAGGCGAAGGTCGTGTCGAACGTCGTGCAGCTGGGCGATACGCCGCATCTGGAAAAACTGATCGGCGCCGTCAAGGTGCAGCTCGACCTGTACTCGGAAGGCAAGGTCTCGGCGGTGTACCTCGCGTACACGCGCTTCATCAACACGATGAAGCAGGAGCCGGTGATCGAGCAGCTGCTGCCGTTGTCGGCAGACCAGTTCGAGCGCAAGGAAGAAGACGGTACGACGCCGAGCACGCAGTGGGACTACATCTACGAGCCGGACGCGCAGGCCGTGGTGGACGAACTGCTGGTGCGTTATGTCGAAGCGCTGGTCTACCAGGCCGTCGCGGAAAACATGGGATCGGAACAATCGGCCCGGATGGTCGCGATGAAGGCCGCTTCGGACAACGCGAAGACGGTGATCAACGATCTGCAGCTCAAATACAACAAGAGCCGTCAGGCCGCGATCACGAAAGAACTGTCGGAAATCGTCGGTGGAGCGGCGGCCGTCTGA
- a CDS encoding primosomal protein N', which translates to MSEVFVRVALDHPLPTLFDYRCDSSEAAAVGTLVSVPFGKRHVVGLVCEVVTHSEVPAERLRNVDKVCTTCPPVSEHWLALAAFAADYYQRGLGEVALPALPQSLRDASRWSRLFAPQERYRLTPEGRAALPDALPPRATALRTLAQALADTDFLLAADARALHPKALATLDTWQTAGWVTLDVIDAAAVPAAAFLPDAPAPALPTLTDEQADAVDAIRDADGFAPFLLHGVTGSGKTEVYLRALAGILDAKPDAQALVLVPEINLTPQFEAAFRARFAALDDSAIVTLHSGLAEGERARNWFAAHTGRARIVLGTRLAVLASLPQLAIIVVDEEHDPAYKQQEGLRYSARDLAIYRAKQLGVPVVLGSATPSLESWWQADQGRYKRLTLSRRAVADAVLPSVRLIDLEDERRRGRASIEGLSGPLIAALKARLERGEQSLVFLNRRGYAPQLACDACGWVAGCPRCSAYVVLHKPERALRCHHCGWESRIPRSCPECGNVDIAPLGRGTQRVEETLAGAVPGARVLRIDADSTRRKGSAQALFSDVHAGEVDILVGTQMIAKGHDFQRVSLVGVLNADTALFSHDFRASERLFAQLMQVSGRAGRAGLPGEVLVQTRYPRHALYHALGRHDYVGFANATLAERRDAHLPPFVYQALLRAEGRTLEAALAFLQQAADELAQIPAAGRVTVYDAVPLTIVKVMHVHRAQLLIESASRAALQATLRAWQPLLRALKGVLRWSLEVDPLDI; encoded by the coding sequence GTGAGCGAAGTGTTCGTCCGCGTCGCGCTGGACCATCCGTTGCCGACTCTGTTCGACTACCGCTGCGACTCATCCGAGGCGGCTGCGGTGGGCACGCTCGTCAGCGTGCCATTCGGCAAGCGGCACGTGGTGGGGCTCGTCTGCGAAGTGGTTACTCACAGCGAGGTGCCGGCCGAGCGGCTGCGGAATGTGGATAAGGTCTGCACGACGTGCCCGCCGGTGTCGGAGCACTGGCTCGCGCTCGCCGCCTTCGCCGCGGACTACTATCAACGCGGTCTCGGCGAGGTGGCGTTGCCGGCGCTGCCGCAGTCGCTGCGCGACGCGTCGCGCTGGTCGCGGCTGTTCGCGCCGCAGGAGCGCTACCGATTGACGCCCGAGGGCCGCGCGGCCTTGCCTGACGCATTGCCACCCCGCGCGACGGCGCTCCGAACGCTTGCGCAGGCGCTTGCCGACACCGACTTCCTGCTCGCGGCCGACGCCCGCGCGCTGCACCCGAAGGCGCTGGCGACACTCGACACATGGCAGACAGCAGGCTGGGTGACGCTCGACGTGATCGATGCAGCCGCGGTGCCTGCCGCCGCATTTTTGCCGGACGCGCCCGCGCCGGCCCTCCCGACATTGACCGACGAGCAGGCCGACGCCGTCGATGCGATCCGCGACGCCGATGGCTTCGCTCCATTCCTGCTGCACGGCGTGACGGGCAGCGGCAAGACCGAGGTGTACCTGCGCGCACTCGCCGGGATTCTGGACGCGAAACCCGATGCACAGGCGCTCGTGCTGGTGCCTGAAATCAACCTGACGCCGCAGTTCGAGGCGGCGTTCCGCGCCCGCTTCGCCGCGCTCGACGACAGCGCGATCGTTACGCTGCACAGCGGCCTCGCCGAAGGCGAGCGTGCCCGCAACTGGTTTGCCGCACACACCGGCCGCGCACGCATCGTGCTTGGCACCCGGCTCGCGGTGCTCGCGTCGCTGCCACAATTGGCGATCATCGTTGTCGACGAGGAGCACGATCCGGCCTACAAGCAGCAGGAGGGCTTGCGCTACTCGGCGCGCGATCTCGCGATCTACCGGGCGAAGCAGCTTGGCGTGCCGGTCGTGCTCGGCTCGGCGACACCGTCGCTCGAGAGCTGGTGGCAGGCCGACCAGGGGCGCTACAAGCGGCTCACGCTGTCGCGCCGGGCCGTCGCCGACGCCGTGTTGCCGAGCGTGCGCCTCATCGATCTCGAAGACGAGCGCCGGCGCGGGCGGGCGTCGATCGAAGGCTTGTCGGGTCCGCTGATCGCCGCGCTGAAGGCGCGGCTCGAACGCGGCGAACAGAGCCTCGTGTTCCTGAACCGCCGCGGCTATGCGCCGCAACTCGCATGCGATGCGTGCGGCTGGGTGGCCGGTTGTCCGCGCTGCAGCGCCTACGTTGTGCTGCACAAGCCCGAGCGCGCGCTGCGCTGCCACCACTGCGGCTGGGAGTCTCGTATCCCGCGTTCGTGCCCGGAGTGCGGCAACGTCGATATCGCGCCGCTCGGACGCGGCACGCAGCGCGTCGAGGAAACGCTCGCGGGCGCGGTGCCGGGTGCCCGCGTGCTGCGTATCGATGCCGACAGCACACGCCGCAAGGGCAGCGCGCAGGCGCTGTTCTCGGACGTGCACGCGGGCGAGGTCGATATTCTGGTCGGCACGCAGATGATCGCGAAGGGGCACGACTTCCAGCGCGTGTCGCTGGTTGGCGTGCTGAACGCCGATACCGCGCTTTTTTCGCACGATTTCCGCGCGAGCGAGCGTCTATTCGCTCAACTGATGCAGGTGAGCGGCCGCGCGGGCCGCGCCGGTCTGCCGGGCGAAGTGCTGGTGCAAACACGCTATCCGCGACACGCGCTCTATCACGCGCTGGGCCGCCACGACTACGTCGGCTTCGCCAATGCGACGCTCGCCGAGCGACGCGACGCGCACCTGCCGCCGTTCGTGTACCAGGCGCTGCTGCGCGCCGAAGGCCGCACGCTCGAAGCAGCGCTTGCGTTTTTGCAGCAGGCCGCGGATGAGCTCGCGCAGATCCCGGCCGCCGGGCGCGTGACCGTCTACGACGCGGTGCCGCTTACGATCGTCAAGGTGATGCACGTGCATCGTGCGCAGTTGCTGATCGAAAGCGCCTCGCGCGCCGCGCTGCAGGCCACGCTGCGCGCGTGGCAGCCGCTGTTGCGCGCGCTCAAGGGCGTGTTGCGCTGGAGTCTCGAAGTCGATCCGCTCGACATCTGA
- the hemE gene encoding uroporphyrinogen decarboxylase: protein MAHQLLNDTFLRALLRQPTDYTPIWLMRQAGRYLPEYNATRARAGSFLGLAKNPAFATEVTLQPLDRYPLDAAILFSDILTVPDAMGLGLEFVNGEGPRFAHPVRTEDDVARLAVPDIDATLRYVTDAVREIRSALKDAQGRQRVPLIGFSGSPWTLACYMVEGGGSADFRTVKSMLYARPDLLQRILEVNASSVAAYLNAQIEAGAQAVMIFDTWGGALADGIYQRFSLRYIEQVVSQLKREHDGEKVPVIAFTKGGGLWLDDIAASGVDAVGLDWTVNLGKARERVGGKVALQGNIDPSVLCAPPAAIRMEARAVLDSFGNHPGHVFNLGHGISQFTPPEHVAELVDEVHRHSRAIRSGAHAPA from the coding sequence GTGGCCCATCAACTCCTGAACGACACTTTCCTGCGCGCGCTGCTGCGCCAGCCGACCGACTACACGCCGATCTGGCTGATGCGGCAAGCCGGCCGCTACCTGCCGGAATACAACGCCACGCGCGCTCGCGCGGGCAGTTTCCTCGGCCTCGCGAAGAACCCGGCGTTCGCGACGGAAGTTACGTTGCAACCGCTCGATCGCTATCCGCTCGACGCCGCGATCCTGTTCTCCGACATCCTGACCGTGCCCGACGCGATGGGCCTCGGGCTCGAGTTCGTCAACGGTGAGGGGCCGAGATTTGCCCATCCGGTGCGTACCGAAGACGACGTCGCGCGCCTCGCGGTGCCCGACATCGACGCAACACTGCGCTATGTGACCGACGCCGTGCGCGAAATCCGCTCGGCTCTGAAGGACGCCCAAGGCCGCCAGCGCGTGCCGCTGATCGGCTTCTCAGGCAGTCCGTGGACGCTCGCGTGCTACATGGTCGAAGGCGGTGGCTCGGCGGACTTTCGCACCGTCAAATCGATGCTTTATGCGCGTCCCGATCTGCTGCAGCGAATTCTTGAGGTCAACGCGAGCTCGGTGGCCGCCTATCTGAACGCGCAGATTGAAGCCGGCGCGCAAGCCGTGATGATTTTCGACACCTGGGGCGGTGCGCTTGCCGATGGCATCTATCAGCGCTTTTCACTGCGCTACATCGAGCAGGTGGTCAGCCAGCTGAAACGCGAGCACGACGGCGAAAAAGTGCCGGTGATCGCCTTCACCAAGGGCGGCGGGCTGTGGCTCGACGACATCGCAGCGAGCGGCGTCGACGCGGTGGGCCTCGACTGGACCGTGAATCTGGGCAAGGCGCGCGAGCGTGTCGGGGGCAAGGTGGCGCTTCAGGGCAACATCGATCCGTCCGTGCTGTGTGCGCCGCCTGCCGCGATCCGGATGGAAGCGCGCGCGGTGCTCGACAGCTTCGGCAATCATCCCGGGCACGTTTTCAATCTCGGCCACGGCATTTCGCAGTTCACGCCGCCGGAGCACGTCGCCGAACTGGTCGACGAAGTGCATCGTCACAGTCGCGCTATCCGTAGCGGTGCGCATGCCCCTGCGTGA